In a single window of the Pseudogemmatithrix spongiicola genome:
- the hutH gene encoding histidine ammonia-lyase gives MSVSLDGYALRLHDVAAVADDAAPVSLAPAARARMQQSRGIVEALAAKGEAVYGVTTGFGKLSDIAIPAERLAQLQLNLVRSHAAGVGPRLEERFVRAMMLLRANCLAKGFSGARPELVELLCAMLNARLWPDVPEQGSVGASGDLAPLAHLALALVGEGMLNHPGGRGEAKAVLAQYGLAPVALGPKEGLALINGTQAHSAIAALAVLEARRIWETAHTAGAMTLEALLGTPTAFDARIHDVRGQRGQQESARRFLGLLEGSEIRESHRSDDPRVQDAYGLRCMPQVHGPVLQAIEFAESLIAPELNAATDNPLVFDDGTMLSGGNFHGQAAAMALDVLAIAMTNLAVMSERRTDRLTHPDLNEGLPPFLTPTAGVSSGFMMAQVTAAALTSECKVLAHPASVDTIPTDGSKEDVVPMAMGAALKLRRILHNVRHVLAVELMCAAQGLEYRRPLKSGPGVERVFGAVRARVPALSDDRVLGPDIESLAEGLRLGEFA, from the coding sequence ATGTCTGTCTCGCTCGATGGCTACGCGCTGCGGCTCCACGACGTCGCCGCGGTCGCCGATGATGCAGCTCCCGTGAGTCTCGCGCCGGCCGCGCGCGCGCGCATGCAGCAGAGCCGCGGGATCGTGGAGGCGCTCGCCGCCAAGGGTGAGGCCGTGTACGGCGTCACCACGGGCTTCGGCAAGCTGAGCGACATCGCGATTCCTGCCGAACGCCTGGCGCAGCTGCAGCTGAACCTGGTGCGCTCGCACGCGGCGGGAGTCGGGCCGCGGCTGGAGGAGCGCTTCGTGCGCGCGATGATGCTGCTGCGCGCGAACTGCCTCGCCAAGGGGTTCAGCGGCGCACGGCCTGAGTTGGTCGAGTTGCTCTGCGCGATGCTCAACGCGCGCCTCTGGCCCGATGTGCCGGAGCAGGGCAGCGTCGGCGCCAGCGGCGACCTTGCGCCGCTGGCGCACCTCGCGCTCGCGTTGGTCGGCGAAGGCATGCTGAACCACCCCGGGGGGCGTGGCGAGGCGAAGGCGGTGCTCGCCCAGTACGGCCTCGCGCCGGTGGCGCTCGGGCCCAAGGAAGGTCTCGCGTTGATCAACGGGACGCAGGCCCATAGCGCGATCGCCGCCTTGGCCGTCCTCGAGGCACGTCGCATCTGGGAGACCGCGCACACCGCGGGCGCCATGACGCTCGAGGCGTTGTTGGGCACGCCGACGGCCTTCGATGCGCGCATCCACGACGTGCGTGGCCAGCGCGGCCAGCAGGAGAGTGCGCGGCGCTTCCTTGGCCTGCTGGAGGGCAGCGAGATCCGCGAGTCGCATCGCTCGGACGACCCGCGCGTGCAGGATGCCTACGGTCTGCGCTGCATGCCGCAGGTGCACGGCCCGGTGCTGCAGGCGATCGAGTTCGCCGAGTCGCTGATTGCGCCGGAGTTGAACGCGGCGACCGATAACCCGCTGGTGTTCGACGACGGGACGATGCTCAGCGGCGGCAACTTCCACGGACAGGCGGCCGCGATGGCGCTCGACGTGCTCGCTATCGCGATGACGAACCTCGCCGTGATGAGCGAACGGCGGACCGATCGCCTCACGCATCCCGACTTGAACGAGGGATTGCCGCCGTTCCTCACCCCGACGGCGGGCGTGAGCTCCGGCTTCATGATGGCGCAGGTCACGGCGGCCGCGCTCACGAGCGAGTGCAAGGTGCTCGCGCATCCGGCGAGCGTGGATACGATTCCCACCGACGGCAGCAAGGAGGACGTCGTGCCGATGGCAATGGGGGCGGCGCTCAAGCTGCGCCGCATCCTGCACAACGTGCGGCACGTGCTTGCTGTGGAACTGATGTGCGCCGCGCAGGGCCTCGAGTACCGCCGTCCA